One Sphingobium sp. Z007 genomic region harbors:
- the puuE gene encoding allantoinase PuuE, whose translation MTPPRDLIGYGASPPDPCWPGGAKVAVQFVINYEEGAENSVLNGDKGSEAFLSEMVGAQSHDDRAMAMESLYEYGSRAGFWRLHRIFTQRALPVTVFGVAQAMAMNPQAVAAMLAADWEIASHGLKWIDYQTVPEDVERAHITQAIALHSSLTGSRPLGWYQGRTSPNTARLVREEGGFVYDADSYADDLPYYDRGQLIVPYTLDANDMKMVAYNGFTEGEQFFRYLRDTFDQLREEGGRMMSVGLHGRIAGRPARARALARFLDHVVASGDAWVARRIDIARHWMEVHPL comes from the coding sequence GTGACCCCGCCCCGCGACCTCATCGGCTATGGCGCCTCCCCTCCCGATCCGTGCTGGCCCGGCGGTGCGAAAGTCGCGGTGCAGTTCGTCATCAATTATGAGGAAGGGGCGGAAAATAGCGTCCTCAACGGCGACAAGGGGTCCGAAGCCTTCCTGTCCGAAATGGTCGGCGCGCAGAGCCATGACGACCGGGCGATGGCGATGGAAAGCCTGTATGAATATGGCAGCCGCGCCGGTTTCTGGCGGCTGCACCGCATCTTCACGCAGCGCGCCCTGCCCGTCACGGTCTTTGGCGTGGCGCAGGCGATGGCGATGAACCCGCAAGCGGTCGCCGCGATGCTGGCGGCGGACTGGGAAATCGCCAGCCACGGCCTGAAATGGATCGACTATCAAACCGTGCCCGAAGACGTCGAGCGCGCGCATATTACCCAAGCGATCGCGCTGCACAGCAGCCTGACCGGCAGCCGCCCCTTGGGTTGGTATCAGGGCCGCACGTCGCCCAACACCGCCCGGCTGGTGCGGGAGGAAGGCGGTTTCGTCTATGATGCGGACAGCTATGCCGACGACCTGCCCTATTATGATCGCGGGCAGTTGATCGTCCCCTACACGCTCGACGCCAACGACATGAAGATGGTCGCCTATAACGGCTTTACCGAGGGCGAGCAGTTTTTCCGCTATCTGCGCGACACGTTCGACCAGTTGCGGGAGGAAGGCGGGCGGATGATGTCGGTCGGCCTGCATGGCCGCATCGCGGGGCGCCCCGCTCGCGCCCGCGCGCTTGCCCGTTTCCTCGATCATGTCGTTGCGTCCGGCGACGCCTGGGTCGCGCGCCGCATCGACATCGCCCGCCACTGGATGGAGGTTCACCCGCTATGA
- the xdhC gene encoding xanthine dehydrogenase accessory protein XdhC, with protein sequence MSDWLAWIKDVASSEPAALVSILASEGSAPRGAGTRMLVSADRLFGTIGGGQLEHRAIEQAQAMLALPPGSWRVQDYPLGPLLGQCCGGRVRLLIEHVDPAALDWLADAAEEQVLVSTLTPGRIERHVSAKAIPAPLSARGDRPREGATFAERIGQRRRPLYLFGAGHVGQAIARHAQPLPFCLAWFDTRPLFETINGVAVVPEDAIAQCVSQAPDDAAMLILTHDHALDYRLTRAALERGPIAFVGLIGSQTKRARFHSRLERDGVSQAARARLTCPIGVSGVTGKEPDVIAIAALAQLLQLERP encoded by the coding sequence ATGAGCGACTGGCTGGCATGGATAAAGGATGTCGCGTCGAGCGAACCGGCAGCATTGGTCAGCATATTGGCGAGCGAAGGGTCGGCGCCGCGGGGCGCGGGCACGCGGATGCTGGTGAGCGCCGACCGCTTGTTCGGGACGATCGGCGGGGGCCAGCTGGAGCATCGCGCGATCGAACAGGCGCAGGCCATGTTGGCATTGCCGCCGGGCAGCTGGCGGGTGCAGGATTATCCGCTGGGGCCATTGCTGGGCCAATGTTGCGGTGGGCGGGTGCGGCTGCTGATCGAGCATGTTGATCCTGCTGCGCTGGACTGGCTGGCGGACGCTGCGGAGGAGCAGGTGCTGGTATCGACCCTGACGCCGGGCCGGATCGAGCGCCATGTCAGCGCCAAGGCCATACCTGCCCCGCTGTCGGCGCGGGGCGACCGGCCGCGCGAGGGCGCGACGTTCGCCGAGAGGATCGGCCAGCGCCGCCGCCCGCTCTATCTGTTCGGCGCGGGCCATGTCGGCCAGGCGATCGCGCGCCATGCGCAGCCCCTGCCGTTCTGCCTAGCCTGGTTCGATACGCGGCCGCTGTTCGAGACGATCAACGGCGTCGCAGTGGTGCCGGAGGATGCGATCGCTCAATGCGTGTCGCAAGCGCCCGACGACGCTGCGATGCTGATCCTGACCCATGACCATGCGCTCGATTACCGGCTGACCCGCGCAGCGCTGGAGCGTGGCCCGATCGCCTTTGTCGGCCTGATCGGATCGCAGACCAAGCGCGCGCGCTTCCACAGTCGGCTGGAACGCGACGGTGTTTCGCAAGCGGCGCGTGCACGGCTGACCTGCCCAATCGGGGTCAGCGGCGTGACCGGCAAGGAACCCGATGTGATCGCCATCGCTGCCCTTGCCCAATTGCTGCAACTGGAGCGGCCATGA
- the uraH gene encoding hydroxyisourate hydrolase, producing MTILSTHVLDTAHGCPADGVAIQLLSQDGALLFAGATNADGRCPGLPPIDPGCYQLTFAVAAYYRARGTVLADPPFLDVITVHFGVSDDGHYHVPLLVSPYGYSTYRGS from the coding sequence ATGACTATCCTGTCCACCCATGTCCTCGACACCGCCCATGGCTGCCCGGCCGACGGAGTGGCGATCCAATTGCTGTCGCAGGACGGCGCGCTATTGTTCGCAGGCGCCACCAATGCGGACGGGCGCTGCCCCGGCCTGCCCCCGATCGATCCCGGCTGCTACCAGCTGACATTCGCGGTCGCGGCCTATTATCGGGCGCGCGGAACCGTGCTGGCTGACCCGCCTTTTCTTGACGTTATAACTGTCCATTTCGGTGTCTCGGACGATGGCCATTATCATGTGCCGTTGCTGGTTTCGCCCTATGGCTATTCGACCTATCGGGGGAGTTGA
- the hpxZ gene encoding oxalurate catabolism protein HpxZ: protein MTIDDPVLLAEITAAFVAYERALMADDVPAMEALFHDAPTTNRYGVGEVLYGIEEIRAFRKGRGGSPQRKLGKVSITVYGDAFATADAEFFRENSDRRGRQTQSWVKFADGWKVVSAHVSLEGSTH from the coding sequence ATGACGATAGACGATCCCGTACTGCTCGCCGAAATCACCGCCGCCTTCGTCGCCTATGAGCGGGCGCTGATGGCCGACGACGTGCCCGCCATGGAGGCGCTGTTCCACGATGCGCCGACGACCAATCGCTATGGCGTGGGCGAGGTGCTTTACGGCATCGAGGAGATACGGGCATTTCGCAAGGGGCGCGGCGGATCGCCGCAGCGCAAACTGGGGAAGGTCTCGATCACCGTCTATGGCGACGCCTTCGCCACCGCCGACGCCGAATTTTTCCGCGAGAATAGCGACCGGCGCGGACGCCAGACGCAAAGCTGGGTCAAGTTCGCCGATGGCTGGAAAGTCGTATCGGCGCATGTCTCGCTGGAAGGCAGCACACATTGA
- a CDS encoding HAD family hydrolase, translating to MTIKLICLDADDTLWHNMRHFNATEEALVAMLKPFADDHVTRDRLIACETRNLKLYGYGAKGFTLSMIETAVELAGDNLSKSLVSDILAAGRTLLAHPVELFDDVLETLEALSHLGKVVLVTKGDLLHQESKLAASGLGDLFSGIEIVSDKRPDTFTRIFAQYGVAAEQAVMAGDSLRSDIHPALEAGAWAAYIPQEGAWAHEMGRVPEDHPRFRLLERLGDLPDWVRLIR from the coding sequence ATGACGATCAAGCTTATCTGCCTCGATGCCGACGACACGCTCTGGCACAATATGCGCCATTTCAATGCGACCGAAGAAGCGCTGGTGGCGATGCTCAAGCCCTTCGCCGACGACCATGTCACGCGCGACCGGCTGATCGCCTGTGAAACGCGCAACCTCAAACTTTATGGCTATGGGGCCAAGGGCTTCACTTTGTCGATGATCGAGACGGCGGTGGAATTGGCGGGCGACAATCTCTCCAAGTCGCTGGTGTCCGACATTTTGGCCGCCGGACGCACCCTGCTTGCCCATCCGGTTGAACTGTTCGACGATGTGCTGGAAACGCTGGAGGCGCTGTCGCATCTGGGCAAGGTCGTTTTGGTCACGAAGGGCGACCTGTTGCACCAGGAAAGCAAGCTGGCGGCGTCCGGGCTGGGCGACCTGTTCAGCGGGATCGAAATCGTGAGCGATAAGAGGCCGGATACCTTCACCCGCATCTTCGCCCAATATGGCGTCGCGGCGGAGCAGGCTGTCATGGCCGGCGATTCGCTGCGGTCGGACATTCATCCCGCGCTGGAGGCGGGCGCATGGGCCGCCTATATCCCGCAGGAGGGCGCCTGGGCGCATGAAATGGGCCGAGTGCCGGAGGACCATCCGCGCTTCCGCCTGCTGGAACGGCTGGGCGATCTGCCTGATTGGGTGCGGTTGATCCGTTGA
- a CDS encoding FAD/NAD(P)-binding protein has protein sequence MIGLPALEADLARQLTLIGFGGADWTRPRAHPDGHVYDVAIVGGGQSGLAAAFGLMRERVSNILVIDESPAGLEGPWDSYARMITLRTPKMLNPIDFGVPALTYRAWWEAQHGAAGWEAVDKIARGDWMAYLRWYRRVLALPVRNDTRLTLIEPVGDGLHRLHLDRQAPLLARKVVLATGIQGGGQWHTPAMIREALPRHLYAHTSEPIDYAALAGKRIGILGGGASAFDNAHAAMRLGVAEAHVFIRRKSLPRINPIRFMERVGFTGRYPALDDATKYRVMASFLGHNQPPTNDTFDRAAAWPGFALHLGAPWLDVRQEDGQVCVTTPQREQMFDFAVLSTGLISDPGLRPELAGLAPHIARWADRFTPPPGERNALIDAHPYLGPGFQLLPRDAAGEAALHGVFAFNYSALISLGLSASALSGLQTALPRLVRGVTDQLFLDDKDALVADLIAYDEAEFIGQWPRQEAAE, from the coding sequence ATGATCGGCCTGCCCGCCCTGGAAGCGGACCTCGCCCGCCAATTGACGCTGATCGGTTTCGGCGGCGCGGACTGGACGCGCCCGCGCGCTCATCCTGATGGGCATGTGTACGATGTGGCGATCGTGGGCGGCGGGCAGAGCGGGCTTGCCGCGGCCTTCGGCCTGATGCGCGAGCGCGTGTCCAATATCCTGGTCATCGACGAAAGCCCGGCGGGTCTGGAGGGACCATGGGACAGCTATGCGCGGATGATTACGCTGCGCACGCCCAAGATGCTGAACCCGATCGATTTCGGGGTGCCCGCGCTCACCTATCGCGCCTGGTGGGAGGCGCAGCATGGCGCGGCTGGCTGGGAGGCTGTCGACAAGATCGCGCGCGGCGACTGGATGGCCTATCTGCGCTGGTATCGCCGGGTGCTGGCGCTGCCGGTGCGTAATGATACGCGGTTGACGCTGATCGAGCCGGTCGGAGACGGGCTGCACCGGTTGCATCTGGACAGGCAAGCGCCATTGCTGGCGCGCAAGGTGGTGCTCGCGACCGGCATCCAGGGCGGCGGGCAATGGCATACCCCCGCGATGATCCGCGAGGCCCTGCCCCGCCATCTCTACGCTCATACCAGCGAGCCGATCGATTATGCCGCGCTGGCGGGCAAGCGAATCGGCATATTGGGCGGCGGCGCGTCCGCGTTCGACAATGCCCACGCGGCGATGCGCCTGGGCGTCGCGGAAGCGCATGTTTTCATCCGGCGCAAGAGCTTGCCGCGGATCAATCCCATTCGCTTCATGGAAAGGGTCGGCTTCACCGGCCGCTATCCCGCATTGGATGATGCGACCAAATATCGGGTGATGGCGAGCTTCCTTGGCCATAACCAGCCGCCCACCAACGACACCTTCGATCGCGCGGCGGCCTGGCCCGGTTTCGCGCTGCATCTGGGCGCGCCATGGCTGGATGTGCGACAAGAAGATGGACAGGTCTGCGTGACCACGCCGCAGCGCGAACAGATGTTCGATTTCGCGGTCCTATCGACGGGGCTTATTAGCGATCCAGGCCTCCGTCCCGAACTGGCGGGGCTGGCGCCGCATATCGCGCGCTGGGCCGATCGCTTCACCCCGCCGCCGGGCGAGCGCAACGCGCTGATCGACGCGCATCCCTATCTGGGCCCCGGCTTCCAACTGCTGCCGCGCGACGCGGCGGGCGAGGCAGCGCTGCACGGCGTGTTCGCCTTCAACTATTCGGCGCTCATCAGCCTGGGCCTGTCCGCCTCGGCCCTGTCGGGGTTGCAGACCGCCCTGCCCCGGCTGGTCCGCGGCGTTACCGACCAGCTGTTCCTGGACGATAAGGACGCGCTGGTCGCCGACCTGATCGCCTATGATGAAGCGGAATTTATCGGCCAATGGCCGCGCCAGGAGGCGGCCGAATGA
- the uraD gene encoding 2-oxo-4-hydroxy-4-carboxy-5-ureidoimidazoline decarboxylase, producing MTGPTQAFFEHSPWIEARADARPSCGDRWADLMAVVRSASGEEQLALIRAHPELAGKAVIDRTLTDASAAEQASAGLDRLTPQEYARFHALNAAYQERFGFPFIICVRLTDKAGILAAMEQRLAHERGEEIATAIAQIGEIVRLRLKDMEA from the coding sequence TTGACTGGTCCCACGCAAGCCTTTTTCGAACATAGCCCCTGGATCGAGGCGCGGGCAGACGCGCGCCCGTCGTGTGGGGACCGCTGGGCGGACCTGATGGCGGTGGTCCGCAGCGCCAGCGGCGAGGAGCAACTGGCCCTGATCCGCGCCCATCCCGAACTGGCGGGCAAGGCGGTGATCGACCGGACATTGACAGACGCATCGGCAGCGGAACAGGCATCGGCCGGGCTAGATCGGCTGACTCCACAAGAATATGCGCGCTTCCATGCGCTCAACGCCGCCTATCAGGAGCGCTTCGGTTTTCCCTTCATCATCTGCGTGCGGCTGACCGACAAGGCGGGGATATTGGCGGCCATGGAACAGCGTCTCGCCCACGAGCGGGGCGAGGAGATTGCGACCGCCATCGCCCAGATCGGCGAGATCGTGCGCCTGCGGCTGAAGGATATGGAGGCATGA
- the xdhA gene encoding xanthine dehydrogenase small subunit — MSGVRFLLDGGVVEIAQVDPTATLLDHLRYRLGRTGTKEGCAEGDCGACTVLVGELDRDGIAWRAVNSCILFLPMLHGKALLTVESLGKDDALTRLQACMAANGSSQCGFCTPGFVMSLHGRCIGARGDALPVADVLAGNLCRCTGYGPILDAAESVPTLPQDDAGTVAALRGIASDQTVAGGDGARRWFIPRTTQALADLLAAHPDARLVAGATDVGLWVTKGLETLETLIFIGDIAELQAINEGPDGLTIGAGVRYADAHAAFARLHPDLGELVRRIGGLQVRNAATVGGNIANGSPIGDGPPALIALGASMTLRSAMGRRTMALEEYFLAYGQQDRRPFEFVESIHVPRPAPTDIILIGKLSRRFDSDISAVCGAIRLRMDGERIVEARVAFGGMAATPRRAPACEGALTGQSFTQATIAAAVVALRQDYSPLSDVRGSAVYRVEAAASLLWRLWHRESGAPVSLLALEAEHG; from the coding sequence ATGAGCGGCGTGCGCTTTCTGCTGGACGGCGGCGTGGTGGAGATCGCGCAGGTCGATCCCACCGCCACCCTGCTCGACCATCTGCGCTATCGCCTGGGCCGGACGGGCACGAAGGAGGGCTGCGCCGAGGGCGATTGCGGCGCCTGCACCGTACTGGTGGGCGAACTGGATCGCGACGGCATCGCGTGGCGGGCGGTCAACAGTTGCATCCTCTTCCTGCCGATGCTGCATGGCAAGGCGCTGCTGACGGTCGAGAGCCTGGGCAAGGACGATGCGCTCACCCGGTTGCAGGCGTGCATGGCGGCGAACGGCAGTTCGCAATGCGGCTTCTGCACGCCCGGTTTCGTCATGTCGCTGCATGGCCGGTGCATCGGCGCGCGCGGCGATGCGTTGCCGGTGGCGGACGTGCTGGCGGGCAATTTGTGCCGCTGCACCGGCTATGGGCCGATATTGGACGCGGCGGAAAGCGTGCCGACGTTGCCTCAGGACGATGCGGGCACGGTCGCCGCGTTGCGGGGAATCGCATCGGACCAGACCGTCGCGGGCGGCGATGGTGCGCGGCGCTGGTTCATCCCCCGCACCACGCAGGCGCTGGCCGACCTGCTGGCCGCCCATCCCGACGCCCGGCTGGTGGCGGGGGCGACAGATGTCGGCCTGTGGGTGACGAAGGGGCTGGAGACGCTGGAGACATTGATCTTCATCGGTGACATTGCGGAATTACAGGCGATCAATGAAGGACCGGATGGCCTGACGATCGGCGCGGGGGTGCGCTATGCCGACGCCCATGCCGCGTTCGCGCGGTTGCACCCGGACCTGGGCGAACTGGTGCGACGGATCGGCGGATTGCAGGTGCGCAACGCCGCAACCGTGGGCGGCAATATCGCCAACGGATCGCCCATCGGCGACGGGCCGCCCGCACTGATCGCGCTGGGCGCGTCGATGACCCTGCGGAGCGCCATGGGGCGGCGGACGATGGCGCTGGAGGAGTATTTCCTGGCCTATGGGCAACAGGACCGGCGGCCGTTCGAGTTTGTCGAAAGCATCCACGTGCCGCGCCCCGCCCCGACCGACATCATCCTGATCGGCAAATTGTCCCGCCGGTTCGACAGCGATATTTCGGCGGTGTGCGGGGCGATCCGGCTACGGATGGATGGCGAGCGGATCGTGGAGGCGCGGGTCGCCTTTGGCGGCATGGCGGCGACGCCGCGCCGGGCACCGGCTTGCGAAGGCGCGCTAACGGGCCAGTCTTTCACGCAAGCGACGATTGCCGCTGCCGTCGTTGCGCTGCGCCAGGATTACAGCCCATTGAGCGATGTGCGCGGCAGCGCCGTCTATCGGGTTGAGGCGGCGGCCAGCCTGCTTTGGCGATTGTGGCACCGGGAGTCCGGCGCGCCGGTATCGTTGCTGGCGCTGGAGGCCGAGCATGGCTGA
- the guaD gene encoding guanine deaminase — translation MTIRAFRGEILSVADDPLTQPKAVRHEPDGLLVVEDGIVVARGAYADLAPVHADVQVETLPGLIVPGFIDAHVHYPQMDRIASHGEQLLDWLDRHIFPAEKAFADRAHADRVAGSFLGELLRNGTTSALVFPTVHAHSVDALFDAALSRNMRIISGKVLMDLGPEGLADTPETARGESEALIGRWRGKGRLGYAVTPRFALTSSDAQMHVASALLADHPDVLLHTHLAENERECAQVAARFPDAADYLDAYDRFGLVGSRSVFAHGVHLSDRACARMRESGGGIAVCPTSNLFLGSGFFDFSQAARHRMKLGLGTDVGAGTSFSMLHTAGIAYQAGLMRGYRLDPFRALYLATAGSAALLHIGDRVGALLPGQEADFVVLDTTATPLLARRTAGADLAERLFALQILGDDRAVAATYIMGERIDPA, via the coding sequence ATGACCATCCGGGCGTTTCGCGGCGAAATCCTGTCGGTGGCGGATGATCCACTGACGCAACCGAAAGCCGTGCGGCATGAGCCGGACGGGCTATTGGTCGTGGAGGATGGGATTGTCGTCGCGCGCGGTGCCTATGCCGATCTCGCGCCGGTTCATGCCGATGTCCAGGTCGAAACGCTGCCGGGGCTGATCGTGCCGGGCTTTATCGACGCTCATGTCCATTATCCGCAGATGGACCGGATCGCCTCCCATGGCGAACAGTTACTCGACTGGCTTGACCGGCATATCTTCCCGGCGGAAAAGGCTTTTGCCGATCGCGCCCATGCCGATCGGGTCGCCGGGTCGTTCCTTGGCGAACTGCTGCGCAACGGCACGACGAGCGCGCTGGTCTTCCCGACCGTCCATGCCCATTCGGTCGACGCGTTGTTCGATGCGGCGCTTTCCCGGAATATGCGGATCATTTCCGGCAAGGTGCTGATGGATTTGGGGCCGGAAGGGCTGGCCGACACGCCGGAAACGGCGCGTGGCGAGAGCGAGGCGCTGATCGGCCGGTGGCGCGGCAAGGGGCGGCTCGGCTATGCGGTGACGCCGCGCTTCGCGCTGACTTCGTCCGACGCGCAAATGCATGTCGCCAGTGCGTTGCTGGCGGATCATCCTGATGTGCTGCTCCACACCCATCTGGCGGAAAATGAACGCGAATGCGCGCAAGTTGCGGCGCGTTTTCCCGATGCGGCCGACTATCTCGACGCCTATGACCGCTTTGGGCTGGTGGGGTCGCGATCGGTATTTGCCCATGGCGTACACCTGTCCGACCGCGCCTGCGCCCGGATGCGCGAGAGCGGCGGGGGAATCGCTGTATGCCCGACCTCCAACCTGTTCCTGGGGTCGGGCTTTTTCGATTTCAGCCAGGCGGCGCGGCATCGGATGAAGCTGGGCCTTGGCACCGATGTCGGGGCGGGCACCAGCTTTTCGATGCTCCACACCGCCGGAATCGCCTATCAGGCGGGGCTGATGCGCGGGTATCGGCTCGATCCGTTCCGCGCGCTGTATCTGGCGACCGCAGGCAGCGCCGCGCTGCTGCATATCGGCGATCGGGTCGGCGCGCTGCTGCCGGGGCAGGAAGCGGACTTCGTTGTGCTCGACACGACCGCCACGCCCCTGCTGGCGCGACGCACCGCTGGCGCGGATCTTGCCGAACGGCTGTTCGCGTTGCAGATATTAGGGGACGACCGGGCCGTCGCGGCCACCTATATCATGGGCGAGCGCATAGACCCCGCATGA
- the xdhB gene encoding xanthine dehydrogenase molybdopterin binding subunit codes for MAERDPGLVAQAKPSNPHDSAALHVSGRAHYADDLPEPAAMLHLAFGQSREAHARIMAMDLSAVRAAPGVVAVYTAADIPGANDVSPVAGDDRLLADGEVLCVGQPIFLVAATSQRAARQAARLGEIAYEPLPAHLTIADARAAASLIEPTQRMARGDAAAALADAPHRLTGGFDMGGQDHFYLEGQVAIATPGEDGQMHVLSSTQHPSEVQHLVAHMLCRRSADVTVEVRRMGGAFGGKETQAALFAAAAALVADKTGRPAKFRCDRDDDMVMTGKRHDFRVDYEVGFDAAGHILALKLGLASRCGATVDLSPAINDRAMFHADNCYHLPAIEILSERLKTHTVSATAFRGFGGPQGMLAIERVMDDVAAHLGIDPLDVRIANLYGPGRDVTPYAMQVTDNIAPQLIARLRADARYDARRQAIAAFNAQSPVLKKGIALSPVKFGISFTTTHLNQAGALVHVYADGSIQINHGGTEMGQGLYIKVAQVVADVFAVPVGQVRITATRTDKVPNTSATAASSGADLNGMAAYNAAMTIRDRLTAFAARSFGCGEEAVRFSDGAVRIGTERVSFGDLCRKAHIGRVSLSSTGYYATPDIAYDRAAHKGRPFYYFAYGAAVTEVAIDTLTGEHRVLAVDILHDVGTSLNPIIDIGQIEGGFLQGQGWLTTEELVWDDKGRLLTHSPATYKIPTASDRPRHLSIRLWDGENVQPTINRSKAVGEPPFMLAISVFSALTHAIAAVAPEKRALPPLDAPATPERILRAIADHRPA; via the coding sequence ATGGCTGAGCGCGATCCCGGCTTGGTGGCGCAGGCGAAACCCTCCAACCCGCATGACAGCGCGGCGCTGCATGTCAGCGGTCGTGCCCACTATGCCGACGACCTGCCCGAACCGGCCGCCATGCTACATCTCGCCTTCGGCCAGAGCCGCGAGGCACATGCGCGCATCATGGCGATGGACCTCTCCGCGGTGCGCGCCGCGCCCGGCGTGGTCGCTGTCTATACCGCAGCCGATATTCCCGGTGCGAACGACGTCAGCCCGGTCGCGGGCGACGATCGGCTGCTAGCCGACGGCGAAGTGCTCTGCGTCGGCCAGCCCATCTTCCTGGTCGCCGCCACCAGCCAGCGCGCCGCGCGGCAGGCGGCCCGACTGGGCGAGATCGCATACGAACCCTTGCCTGCCCATCTGACCATCGCCGACGCCCGCGCTGCCGCGTCGCTGATCGAGCCGACCCAGCGCATGGCGCGGGGCGACGCCGCCGCTGCATTGGCCGACGCCCCGCATCGCCTGACGGGCGGTTTCGACATGGGCGGGCAGGACCATTTCTATCTGGAGGGGCAGGTCGCGATCGCGACGCCGGGTGAGGATGGGCAGATGCATGTCCTGTCCTCCACCCAGCATCCCAGCGAAGTGCAGCATCTGGTCGCCCATATGCTCTGTCGCCGTTCCGCCGACGTGACGGTCGAGGTGCGGCGGATGGGCGGCGCGTTCGGGGGCAAGGAGACTCAGGCCGCCCTTTTCGCCGCCGCCGCCGCCCTGGTCGCGGACAAGACCGGTCGCCCCGCCAAATTCCGTTGCGACCGCGACGACGACATGGTGATGACCGGCAAGCGGCATGATTTTCGGGTAGATTATGAAGTGGGTTTCGACGCTGCGGGACACATACTCGCGCTCAAGCTGGGGCTCGCCTCGCGCTGCGGCGCGACCGTGGATCTGTCGCCCGCGATCAACGACCGGGCGATGTTCCATGCCGACAATTGCTATCATCTGCCCGCGATCGAGATTTTGTCGGAGCGGCTGAAGACGCACACGGTTTCCGCCACCGCCTTTCGCGGGTTCGGCGGGCCGCAGGGGATGCTCGCGATCGAAAGGGTCATGGATGATGTCGCCGCGCATCTGGGGATCGATCCGCTCGATGTGCGGATCGCCAACCTCTATGGCCCCGGCCGTGACGTCACCCCCTATGCCATGCAGGTCACGGACAATATCGCGCCGCAGTTGATCGCCCGGTTGCGTGCCGATGCCCGCTACGACGCGCGGCGGCAGGCGATCGCTGCCTTCAATGCGCAGAGTCCGGTGCTGAAGAAAGGGATCGCGCTGAGCCCGGTCAAGTTCGGCATCAGCTTCACCACTACCCACCTCAATCAGGCCGGCGCGCTGGTCCATGTCTATGCCGACGGCAGCATCCAGATCAATCATGGCGGCACCGAGATGGGGCAGGGTCTCTATATCAAGGTGGCGCAGGTGGTGGCCGATGTGTTCGCCGTGCCGGTGGGGCAAGTGCGGATCACCGCGACGCGGACGGACAAGGTGCCCAATACATCCGCGACGGCGGCGTCATCGGGCGCGGATTTGAATGGCATGGCGGCCTACAACGCCGCAATGACGATCCGGGACCGGCTGACTGCCTTTGCCGCGCGCAGCTTTGGTTGCGGAGAGGAAGCCGTGCGTTTCTCGGACGGTGCGGTGCGGATCGGCACGGAGCGGGTGAGCTTCGGCGACCTTTGCCGCAAGGCGCATATCGGGCGCGTCTCGCTCTCCTCGACCGGCTATTACGCCACGCCCGACATCGCCTATGATCGGGCCGCGCACAAAGGTCGGCCCTTCTATTATTTCGCCTATGGCGCGGCGGTGACGGAGGTGGCGATCGACACGCTGACCGGCGAGCATCGGGTGCTGGCGGTCGATATCCTGCATGATGTTGGCACATCGCTGAACCCAATCATCGACATCGGCCAGATCGAGGGCGGCTTCCTGCAAGGCCAGGGCTGGCTCACCACCGAGGAACTGGTGTGGGACGACAAGGGCCGTCTGCTGACCCATTCGCCCGCCACCTACAAGATTCCGACCGCGTCGGACCGGCCGCGCCATCTGTCGATCCGGCTGTGGGACGGGGAGAATGTGCAGCCGACGATCAACCGGTCCAAGGCGGTGGGCGAGCCGCCCTTCATGCTGGCGATCTCGGTTTTTTCGGCGCTGACGCATGCGATCGCCGCCGTCGCGCCGGAGAAGCGCGCCTTGCCCCCACTCGATGCGCCGGCGACGCCCGAACGCATATTGCGCGCCATCGCGGATCATCGCCCCGCATGA